Proteins encoded together in one Bacteroides ovatus window:
- a CDS encoding glycoside hydrolase family 130 protein, with protein sequence MKRKLQNIAYLLMAAALITSCGEKKQTAEFPDWAWADFQRPEGINPIISPDTTTFFYCPMRQESVAWEASDTFNPAATVYDGKVVVFYRAEDNSAIGIGSRTSRLGYASSDDGLHFKRMSVPVFYPADDSQKELENPGGCEDPRVAVTEDGLYVMHYTQWNRKQARLAVATSRDLQTWEKHGPAFAKAYNGRFMDEFSKSASIVTKLIDGKQVIAKIDGKYWMYWGEKFVNVATSTDLVNWEPMLDENGEFLKVMTPRAGKFDSDLTECGPPAILTDKGILLFYNGKNKSGAEGDTLYTANSYCAGQALFDAKDPTKLIDRLDKPFYIPESDFEKSGQYPAGTVFIEGLVFHNQKWFLYYGCADSRVAVAVYDPLKK encoded by the coding sequence ATGAAAAGAAAACTACAAAACATAGCTTATCTACTGATGGCTGCCGCATTAATCACTTCCTGTGGCGAGAAGAAGCAAACAGCAGAATTCCCGGATTGGGCGTGGGCAGATTTCCAGCGTCCGGAAGGAATTAATCCGATTATTTCTCCTGACACTACTACCTTTTTCTATTGTCCGATGCGACAGGAGTCAGTAGCATGGGAAGCGAGTGATACGTTTAATCCCGCTGCTACTGTTTATGATGGGAAAGTAGTAGTCTTCTACCGGGCTGAAGACAACTCGGCAATCGGTATCGGATCACGTACCTCCCGTTTGGGATATGCCTCTTCTGACGACGGACTACACTTCAAACGAATGTCCGTACCTGTATTTTATCCGGCAGACGACAGTCAGAAAGAACTGGAAAATCCCGGCGGTTGCGAAGACCCACGTGTTGCTGTAACAGAAGACGGGCTTTACGTAATGCATTACACACAATGGAACCGCAAACAGGCACGTTTGGCAGTGGCCACCTCGCGCGATCTTCAAACGTGGGAAAAACATGGACCGGCTTTCGCAAAAGCATACAACGGAAGATTCATGGATGAATTTTCCAAATCTGCCTCTATCGTAACCAAATTAATTGACGGCAAACAAGTGATTGCCAAGATTGACGGCAAATACTGGATGTACTGGGGAGAAAAGTTTGTGAATGTAGCCACTTCCACGGACCTTGTCAACTGGGAACCGATGTTGGATGAAAATGGAGAATTCCTGAAAGTGATGACTCCCCGCGCAGGTAAGTTCGACAGTGACCTGACCGAATGTGGTCCTCCTGCCATCCTGACTGACAAAGGAATCCTTTTATTTTATAACGGCAAAAATAAATCGGGCGCAGAAGGAGACACACTGTATACAGCCAACTCTTATTGCGCCGGACAAGCCTTATTTGATGCCAAAGATCCTACTAAACTAATCGATCGCTTGGATAAACCTTTCTATATTCCCGAATCAGACTTTGAAAAGAGCGGACAATATCCAGCCGGAACCGTATTTATAGAAGGGCTTGTATTCCACAATCAGAAATGGTTCTTATATTATGGCTGTGCCGATTCACGCGTGGCAGTTGCCGTATATGATCCTCTCAAAAAATAA
- a CDS encoding SGNH/GDSL hydrolase family protein → MKKLFVLIAAACMTCTAAFAQTVKPFKEGERAVFLGNSITDGGHYHSYIWLYYMTRFPDMPIRVFNGGIGGDTAYDMNKRLDGDIFAMKPSVLMVTFGMNDSGYFEYNGDKPKEFGEQKYQESIKNYQQMEKRFKDLPDTRIVMVGTSPYDETVQLKENTPFKTKNETIKRLVEYQKESAAKNNWEFTDLNAPMTAINQQYQQKDPTFTLCGSDRIHPDNDGHMVMAYLFLKAQGFVGKEVADMEINANKKQAVKSENCTVSNIKKNGKDLSFDYLAEALPYPLDTIARGWGQKKSQAEVLKVVPFMEEMNRETLKVTGLKGNYKLLIDDEEIGTWSGDELAKGINLAAESKTPQYQQALTVMHLNEYRWEIERTFREYAWCEFGFFQQKGLLYADDRKAIEVMDENLDKNVWLKGRRDMYSKMMFEAVRDARQQEMDVLINKIYEINKPVVRKILLRKI, encoded by the coding sequence ATGAAAAAACTTTTTGTATTGATTGCAGCGGCTTGTATGACATGTACTGCTGCGTTTGCACAAACTGTGAAACCTTTTAAGGAGGGTGAGAGAGCAGTGTTCCTGGGAAATAGTATAACGGATGGTGGGCATTACCATTCATACATCTGGTTATATTATATGACTCGTTTTCCGGATATGCCTATCCGTGTTTTCAACGGTGGTATTGGTGGAGATACGGCGTATGATATGAATAAACGCCTGGATGGTGATATTTTTGCGATGAAACCTTCCGTGTTGATGGTTACTTTTGGTATGAATGATTCCGGATATTTTGAATATAACGGTGATAAGCCCAAAGAATTCGGTGAGCAGAAATATCAGGAAAGTATAAAGAATTACCAGCAGATGGAGAAACGTTTTAAAGATCTTCCTGATACCCGTATCGTGATGGTCGGGACTTCTCCGTATGATGAAACCGTACAACTCAAAGAGAATACACCGTTCAAGACAAAAAATGAAACCATCAAACGGCTTGTTGAATATCAGAAAGAATCGGCAGCTAAGAATAATTGGGAATTTACCGATTTAAATGCTCCTATGACAGCTATTAATCAGCAATATCAGCAGAAAGATCCTACCTTTACCCTTTGTGGCAGTGACCGTATTCATCCCGATAACGACGGACACATGGTAATGGCCTATCTTTTCCTGAAAGCCCAGGGATTTGTAGGTAAGGAAGTAGCGGATATGGAGATTAATGCTAATAAAAAACAAGCCGTTAAGTCGGAAAATTGTACCGTTTCAAATATAAAGAAGAATGGAAAAGATTTGAGTTTTGACTATTTGGCAGAAGCTCTTCCTTATCCTTTAGATACTATTGCTCGTGGTTGGGGACAGAAAAAGAGCCAGGCAGAAGTGCTGAAAGTTGTTCCTTTTATGGAAGAGATGAACCGTGAAACGTTGAAAGTAACAGGACTAAAAGGCAATTATAAGTTGTTGATAGACGATGAAGAAATTGGAACTTGGAGTGGAGATGAACTGGCAAAGGGCATTAATCTTGCTGCTGAATCCAAAACTCCCCAGTACCAACAAGCATTGACGGTGATGCACCTGAATGAATATCGTTGGGAAATTGAAAGAACATTCAGAGAATATGCGTGGTGTGAATTCGGCTTTTTCCAGCAAAAGGGATTGTTGTATGCTGACGACAGAAAAGCGATCGAGGTGATGGATGAAAACTTGGATAAAAACGTTTGGTTGAAGGGACGTCGTGATATGTATTCAAAGATGATGTTTGAAGCTGTCCGTGATGCTCGCCAACAGGAAATGGATGTTCTTATCAATAAGATTTATGAAATAAATAAGCCTGTTGTAAGAAAGATTTTACTTAGAAAGATATGA